Genomic window (Thermococcus sp. EP1):
TGTGATGAAGACCTCCTAGGGAAGACTTTCAAAGAGGGGGAGCTAAAATTAGAGGTAAAAGAAAGGTTCTACAAAGGGGAACTTAAAGATCCAGAAGAACTTGGTAAGTTTCTAGAAGAGGCCACAATAGCAAATTTGACTGGAAAGATATGTGTGAAAAAAGCTATTGAGCTCGGCTACATTGACGAAAAGAGAGTTCTCCATATTCAAGGTGTTCCTCATGCCCAGATGGCAAAACTCTTATGAGGAGATACAATAGGGAGAATAATAGGCAATCAAAGTATTATTTTTAATATCCGCAATATCTAGAACATAAAATACTTTTTTCCCTCTAAATTCTCCAATAAGTGATGAGTTAACCTGGATTACAAATCGTGAAATCTCGTCTGTTGATGGATAATAAAGCCCCATCTCCCATGTTCTGCTCTCTTTCTTATAAGGATCACAATAGTACAGAGCACTGACCCCAATTATGTACTCCGTTCCATTAATCTCAATTGGCGGAGGTGTCCGTACAATTACCAAAGG
Coding sequences:
- a CDS encoding DUF424 domain-containing protein, encoding MKIYVKVYRVQGEVLIAACDEDLLGKTFKEGELKLEVKERFYKGELKDPEELGKFLEEATIANLTGKICVKKAIELGYIDEKRVLHIQGVPHAQMAKLL